In Streptomyces sp. NBC_01551, one DNA window encodes the following:
- a CDS encoding exodeoxyribonuclease III, translating into MRIATFNVNSITARLPRLLAWLESSGTDVVCIQETKCSAEQFPHDQLRELGYEAAVNATGRWNGVALISKVGLEDVVTGLPGGPDYEGVQEPRAISATCGGVRLWSVYVPNGREVEHDHYGYKLNWFGALTTAVAEDAAGPRPFAVLGDFNVAPTDEDVYDPAVFEGLTHVTPAERAALEALRAAGLSDVLPRPLKYDRPYTYWDYRQLAFPKNRGMRIDLVYGNEAFTKAVTDAYVDREERKGKGASDHAPVVVDLDLDR; encoded by the coding sequence ATGCGTATCGCCACGTTCAACGTCAACTCGATCACCGCCCGGCTGCCCCGCCTGCTGGCCTGGCTGGAGAGCTCCGGCACGGATGTCGTGTGCATCCAGGAGACCAAGTGCTCGGCGGAGCAGTTCCCGCACGATCAGCTGCGCGAGCTGGGCTACGAGGCGGCCGTCAACGCCACCGGCCGGTGGAACGGCGTGGCCCTGATCTCCAAAGTCGGCCTGGAGGACGTGGTGACGGGCCTGCCCGGCGGGCCGGACTACGAGGGCGTCCAGGAGCCCCGGGCGATCTCCGCCACCTGCGGCGGGGTGCGCCTGTGGTCGGTGTACGTGCCGAACGGCCGCGAGGTCGAGCACGACCACTACGGGTACAAGCTGAACTGGTTCGGCGCGCTGACCACCGCCGTCGCGGAAGACGCGGCCGGCCCGCGCCCGTTCGCGGTGCTCGGCGACTTCAACGTGGCCCCGACCGACGAGGACGTGTACGACCCGGCCGTCTTCGAGGGCCTCACCCACGTCACCCCGGCCGAGCGCGCCGCCCTGGAGGCGCTGCGGGCCGCCGGGCTGTCCGACGTGCTGCCGCGCCCGCTCAAGTACGACCGCCCGTACACGTACTGGGACTACCGCCAGCTCGCCTTCCCCAAGAACCGGGGCATGCGCATCGACCTGGTGTACGGCAACGAGGCCTTCACCAAGGCCGTCACCGACGCCTACGTGGACCGCGAGGAGCGCAAGGGCAAGGGCGCCTCGGACCACGCGCCGGTCGTCGTGGACCTGGACCTCGACCGGTAG
- a CDS encoding DUF6278 family protein yields MNIPFLDNWLNRRETERGAGLAAALADDPEGINELFSECEMLRSQARAAGLQLDESPASLEALDQLMPRWRRDPEAVPWLGNDAGFYLGTVIIRTIPGTAWQVWPNGRPVIRLASGRELNVVESGVSWAMTGSPELCQAYAEASEG; encoded by the coding sequence ATGAACATCCCCTTCCTGGACAACTGGCTTAACCGGCGCGAAACGGAACGGGGTGCGGGGCTCGCCGCCGCCCTCGCGGACGATCCCGAGGGCATCAACGAGTTGTTCTCGGAGTGCGAGATGCTGCGCTCGCAGGCGCGGGCGGCCGGGCTCCAACTGGATGAGAGTCCGGCCTCGTTGGAGGCGCTCGACCAGCTGATGCCCCGCTGGCGGCGGGACCCCGAGGCCGTGCCGTGGCTGGGCAACGACGCCGGCTTCTACCTCGGGACCGTGATCATCCGGACCATCCCGGGCACCGCCTGGCAGGTGTGGCCGAACGGCCGGCCGGTGATCCGGCTGGCCTCCGGGCGCGAGCTGAACGTCGTCGAATCCGGGGTTTCCTGGGCGATGACCGGCTCCCCGGAGCTCTGCCAGGCCTACGCGGAGGCCTCGGAGGGATAG
- a CDS encoding amino acid ABC transporter ATP-binding protein, whose amino-acid sequence MAVDPLIELRDVNKHYGTLHVLQDINLTVGRGEVVVIIGPSGSGKSTLCRAINRLETIESGTILLDGEPLPEEGKELAGLRAEVGMVFQSFNLFAHKTVLANVSLAQVKVRKRKKDEADKRSRQLLERVGLADQADKYPAQLSGGQQQRVAIARALAMSPKALLFDEPTSALDPEMINEVLEVMQQLAQEGMTMVVVTHEMGFARSAANRVVFMAEGKIVEDRTPEAFFTAPESERAKDFLSKILKH is encoded by the coding sequence ATGGCCGTCGATCCGTTGATCGAGCTGCGGGACGTCAACAAGCACTACGGGACCTTGCACGTCCTCCAGGACATCAACCTCACCGTCGGCCGCGGGGAGGTGGTGGTGATCATCGGCCCCTCCGGCTCCGGGAAATCCACCCTCTGCCGGGCCATCAACCGCCTGGAGACCATCGAGTCGGGCACGATCCTGCTCGACGGCGAGCCGCTGCCCGAAGAGGGCAAGGAGCTGGCCGGGCTGCGCGCCGAGGTCGGCATGGTCTTCCAGTCCTTCAACCTCTTCGCGCACAAGACCGTCCTGGCCAACGTCTCCCTCGCCCAGGTCAAGGTCAGGAAGCGCAAGAAGGACGAGGCCGACAAACGCTCCCGGCAGCTGCTGGAGCGCGTGGGCCTCGCCGACCAGGCCGACAAGTACCCCGCCCAGCTATCCGGCGGCCAGCAACAGCGCGTGGCCATCGCCCGGGCCCTGGCCATGAGCCCCAAGGCGCTGCTCTTCGACGAGCCCACCTCCGCGCTCGACCCCGAGATGATCAACGAGGTGCTGGAGGTCATGCAGCAGCTCGCCCAGGAGGGCATGACCATGGTCGTGGTCACGCACGAGATGGGCTTCGCCCGCTCCGCCGCCAACCGCGTGGTGTTCATGGCCGAGGGGAAGATCGTCGAGGACCGCACCCCGGAGGCCTTCTTCACCGCCCCCGAGAGCGAACGGGCCAAGGACTTCCTCTCCAAGATCCTCAAGCACTGA
- a CDS encoding glutamate ABC transporter substrate-binding protein → MKRFLRSRLPAYLLALALLGAAAGCGKSGSPPVKGPQPEDLPAYKVATGFSLPGSPTWERAKRRGHLVVGAKEDQPYMGEKDPASGRYSGFDIEIAKMMSASLGFDPKTIEFKTIASANRETALQNGQIDYYVGTYTINDNRKKQVGFAGPYFMAGQSLLVRKNEKDIKGPEDLAGKKVCSAAGSTPYQRLQKEYPRAVLVAYDTYSVCVDNLLTYQVDAVSTDDSILLGYAAKVPEELKVVGKPFSEEPYGIGVPRSDNALRLALDDALEENEKNGNWKKAYEATLGLSGEPAPKPPAIDRYPAG, encoded by the coding sequence ATGAAGCGCTTCCTGCGTTCCCGCCTGCCCGCGTACCTCCTCGCCCTCGCCCTGCTGGGCGCCGCCGCCGGATGCGGGAAGTCCGGCAGCCCCCCGGTCAAGGGGCCGCAGCCCGAGGACCTGCCCGCGTACAAGGTGGCGACCGGCTTCAGCCTGCCAGGGTCCCCCACCTGGGAGCGGGCCAAGCGGCGCGGCCACCTCGTGGTCGGCGCCAAGGAGGACCAGCCGTACATGGGGGAGAAGGACCCCGCGAGCGGCCGCTACTCCGGGTTCGACATCGAGATCGCCAAGATGATGTCGGCCTCCCTCGGCTTCGACCCCAAGACGATCGAGTTCAAGACGATCGCCTCCGCCAACCGCGAGACCGCCCTCCAGAACGGCCAGATCGACTACTACGTCGGCACCTACACGATCAACGACAACCGCAAGAAGCAGGTCGGCTTCGCCGGCCCCTACTTCATGGCCGGCCAGTCGCTCCTGGTGCGCAAGAACGAGAAGGACATCAAGGGCCCCGAGGACCTCGCCGGCAAGAAGGTCTGCTCGGCCGCCGGCTCCACCCCGTACCAGCGCCTCCAGAAGGAGTACCCGCGGGCCGTCCTCGTCGCCTACGACACCTACTCGGTCTGCGTGGACAACCTGCTGACCTACCAGGTCGACGCCGTCTCCACTGACGACTCCATCCTCCTCGGCTACGCCGCCAAGGTCCCCGAGGAGCTCAAGGTCGTCGGCAAGCCCTTCTCCGAGGAGCCCTACGGCATCGGCGTACCGCGCTCCGACAACGCCCTGCGCCTCGCCCTCGACGACGCCCTGGAGGAGAACGAGAAGAACGGCAACTGGAAGAAGGCCTACGAGGCCACCCTCGGCCTGTCCGGGGAGCCCGCCCCGAAACCGCCCGCCATCGACCGCTACCCGGCGGGCTGA
- a CDS encoding amino acid ABC transporter permease encodes MKVLTDNFALYGEGFLGTVQLTVYASLLALVLGFLMASFRVAPVGSFRVFGTVWVTVLRNTPLTLLFFAVLLGLPRFGLVLPFQVFAVLALGCYTSAFICEVLRSGINTVPKGQGEAARSLGMNFSQTLAGVVLPQAFRSVIPPIGSTLIALAKNSAIAGAFSVTELLGTYKTLNELGYSIVWTFVWIAVGYLIITLSISALFHLLEKRYGVAR; translated from the coding sequence ATGAAAGTGCTCACCGACAACTTCGCGCTCTACGGCGAGGGCTTCCTCGGAACCGTGCAGCTCACGGTCTACGCCTCGCTCCTCGCCCTGGTCCTCGGCTTCCTGATGGCCTCGTTCAGGGTCGCGCCGGTCGGCTCCTTCCGCGTCTTCGGCACGGTCTGGGTCACCGTGCTGCGCAACACCCCGCTCACGCTGCTCTTCTTCGCCGTGCTGCTGGGCCTGCCGCGCTTCGGCCTGGTGCTGCCCTTCCAGGTGTTCGCGGTCCTCGCGCTCGGCTGCTACACCTCCGCGTTCATCTGCGAGGTGCTGCGCTCGGGCATCAACACCGTCCCCAAGGGCCAGGGCGAGGCGGCCCGCAGTCTCGGCATGAACTTCAGCCAGACCCTCGCCGGCGTGGTCCTCCCGCAGGCCTTCCGCTCGGTGATCCCGCCCATCGGCTCCACCCTGATCGCGCTCGCCAAGAACTCGGCGATCGCCGGCGCCTTCAGCGTCACCGAGCTGCTGGGCACCTACAAGACCCTCAACGAGCTGGGCTACAGCATCGTCTGGACCTTCGTCTGGATCGCCGTCGGCTACCTGATCATCACCCTGTCCATCAGCGCGCTCTTCCACCTGCTGGAAAAGCGCTACGGAGTCGCCCGATGA
- a CDS encoding amino acid ABC transporter permease: MTALALHGDTQSTALYDFPGPKTRRRHFYYGILSTAVILALLGWILYLLFDTHQFTAAKWNPFTYEGIQELLLRGLGNTLKAFAYASVFSLVLGAALAAGRLSEHRPVRWPATLLVEFFRAMPVLVMIFFIFVALKVQPLPALVAGLTLYNGAVLAEVFRTGINAVDRGQREAAYALGMRKTQVMTYVLAPQAGRAMLPAIISQLVVALKDTSLGYLITYEEFLHAGKLIASNLDYDLPFIPVVMIISPIYIGMCMLLSWFATWVARYERRSVKTEGIVVAPAGEETVLPGR, from the coding sequence ATGACCGCGCTCGCCCTGCACGGGGACACGCAGTCCACCGCCCTCTACGACTTCCCCGGCCCCAAGACCCGTCGGCGCCACTTCTACTACGGGATCCTGTCGACGGCGGTGATCCTGGCGCTGCTGGGCTGGATCCTCTACCTCCTCTTCGACACCCACCAGTTCACCGCCGCCAAGTGGAACCCCTTCACGTACGAGGGGATCCAGGAGCTGCTGCTCAGGGGGCTGGGGAACACCCTCAAGGCCTTCGCGTACGCCTCGGTGTTCTCGCTGGTGCTCGGCGCGGCGCTCGCCGCGGGCCGGCTCTCGGAGCACCGGCCGGTGCGCTGGCCGGCCACGCTGCTGGTGGAGTTCTTCCGGGCCATGCCGGTGCTGGTGATGATCTTCTTCATCTTCGTCGCGCTGAAGGTGCAGCCGCTGCCGGCCCTCGTCGCGGGACTGACCCTGTACAACGGCGCGGTGCTCGCCGAGGTCTTCCGTACGGGGATCAACGCCGTGGACCGGGGCCAGCGCGAGGCGGCGTACGCGCTGGGCATGCGCAAGACCCAGGTGATGACGTACGTCCTCGCGCCGCAGGCGGGCCGGGCGATGCTGCCCGCGATCATCAGCCAGCTGGTGGTGGCGCTGAAGGACACCTCGCTCGGCTACCTGATCACCTACGAGGAGTTCCTGCACGCGGGGAAGCTGATCGCCTCGAACCTCGACTACGACCTTCCGTTCATCCCCGTCGTGATGATCATCTCCCCGATCTACATCGGCATGTGCATGCTGCTGTCCTGGTTCGCCACCTGGGTGGCGAGGTACGAGCGGCGCAGCGTGAAGACCGAGGGGATCGTCGTCGCCCCGGCGGGGGAGGAGACCGTGCTGCCGGGCCGCTAG
- a CDS encoding CocE/NonD family hydrolase, producing MVRATRTAAALTAVLAAAALGLAPHQAQAAPAPAVATAPSEVRFHDIPGSGGITLKGNVFTPAGAQPGRKYPLIVLPTSWGMPQIEYIAQAKKLADSGYVVVSYTSRGFWLSGGEIEVAGPPDIADVSAVIDWALATTPADPGRIGVGGVSYGAGISLLASAHDPRIKAVVALSGWADLIESIYSGRTQHLQAAGMLGAAGYLTGRPGPELKQILGDFLGSHLEREQQMIEWGKKRSPAEQIDRINANGAAVMLGNAWGDTIFPPNQYAAFFEKLTGPKRLEFRPGDHATAEATGLLGLPNDTWTNAHRWFDRYLKGERGGIDSESPVQIKSRSEDGYEGYADWKSVGAAATQRIPLPDSEHVFANVDSGANGGVIFLSSVLDQFAKAPPVASIPLLPRAFAAVWQSERHDAARRVRGTVRLHTTVTPTKGDGTFVAYLYDVGPLGLGKLVSNAPYTFHGKTPGQAFGVDLDLFSTAYDVPAGHRLALVIDTVDPLYIEHNPTGAQLTFSSPRTDPSYVSVPLREQ from the coding sequence ATGGTCCGTGCCACCCGCACCGCGGCTGCCCTGACGGCCGTACTGGCGGCCGCCGCCCTGGGCCTGGCCCCCCACCAGGCCCAGGCGGCGCCCGCGCCCGCCGTCGCCACCGCCCCGTCGGAGGTCCGCTTCCACGACATCCCGGGCTCCGGCGGCATCACCCTCAAGGGCAACGTCTTCACCCCGGCCGGCGCCCAGCCGGGCCGGAAGTACCCCCTGATCGTGCTCCCCACGAGCTGGGGCATGCCGCAGATCGAATACATCGCCCAGGCGAAGAAGCTCGCCGACTCCGGCTACGTCGTGGTCAGTTACACCTCGCGGGGCTTCTGGCTCTCCGGCGGCGAGATCGAGGTCGCCGGGCCTCCGGACATCGCCGACGTCTCCGCCGTCATCGACTGGGCCCTCGCCACCACCCCCGCCGACCCCGGCCGGATCGGCGTCGGCGGCGTCTCGTACGGCGCCGGGATCAGCCTGCTGGCCTCCGCGCACGACCCCCGCATCAAGGCCGTCGTCGCGCTCAGCGGCTGGGCCGACCTCATCGAGTCCATCTACTCGGGCCGCACCCAGCACCTCCAGGCCGCCGGGATGCTCGGCGCCGCCGGCTACCTCACCGGCCGGCCCGGCCCGGAACTGAAGCAGATCCTCGGCGACTTCCTCGGCTCCCACCTGGAGCGCGAGCAGCAGATGATCGAGTGGGGCAAGAAGAGATCGCCCGCCGAACAGATCGACCGGATCAACGCCAACGGCGCCGCCGTCATGCTGGGCAACGCCTGGGGCGACACCATCTTCCCGCCCAACCAGTACGCCGCCTTCTTCGAGAAGCTGACCGGCCCCAAGCGCCTGGAGTTCCGCCCCGGCGACCACGCCACGGCCGAGGCCACCGGCCTGCTCGGGCTGCCCAACGACACCTGGACCAACGCCCACCGCTGGTTCGACCGCTACCTCAAGGGCGAGCGGGGCGGCATCGACTCCGAGTCCCCGGTGCAGATCAAGTCCCGCAGCGAGGACGGATACGAGGGCTACGCCGACTGGAAGTCGGTCGGGGCCGCCGCCACCCAGCGGATCCCGCTCCCCGACAGCGAGCACGTCTTCGCCAACGTCGACTCCGGTGCCAACGGCGGCGTCATCTTCCTCTCCAGCGTCCTCGACCAGTTCGCCAAGGCCCCGCCGGTCGCCTCCATCCCGCTGCTGCCGCGCGCCTTCGCCGCCGTCTGGCAGTCCGAGCGCCACGACGCGGCCCGCCGCGTGCGGGGCACGGTGCGGCTGCACACCACCGTCACGCCCACCAAGGGGGACGGCACCTTCGTCGCGTACCTCTACGACGTCGGCCCGCTCGGCCTCGGCAAGCTCGTCAGCAACGCCCCGTACACCTTCCACGGGAAGACCCCGGGGCAGGCGTTCGGCGTGGACCTGGACCTCTTCTCCACCGCTTACGACGTACCCGCCGGCCATCGCCTCGCCCTCGTCATCGACACCGTCGATCCTCTGTACATCGAGCACAACCCCACCGGCGCGCAGCTGACCTTCTCCTCGCCGCGCACCGATCCCTCGTACGTCTCGGTGCCACTGCGCGAGCAGTGA
- a CDS encoding Ig-like domain-containing protein produces MLAGTALLAAALTACGGGSGAATAGGDAKPEAEKKPDMAMSVNLTGDQAKPGEPVKVTLGAGKLALVKVSDGKGAELPGKISDDGRTWTSERNAAPGTEYKVEARNKDSQTASAQFKTAAADKVNKVTINPGKANPVVGIAQPVSIVFDNPVKNKAEVEKHLKVTTSNNTEGSWGWFKDYTGNDRVDWRPKEYWKSGTEVKVEMNLNGVDSGQGGGYFVKDYNTEFKIGKDRRLEVDLDSSTMAVIEDGQKVKTIPVSAGTPGGQKASWSGKMVLMTKEGTIRMDSRTVGLADAYDKMVDYSMRVTWSGMYIHAAPWNTGNFGRANTSSGCVGMSDSDAKALFGSAQVGDLVEVKGNGSKGKADIGNGYGEWNLSWDEWKSKSALSGTAQNG; encoded by the coding sequence ATGCTGGCGGGGACCGCGCTCCTGGCCGCCGCGCTGACCGCATGCGGGGGCGGCTCCGGCGCCGCGACCGCCGGCGGTGACGCGAAGCCCGAGGCCGAGAAGAAGCCGGACATGGCGATGTCCGTGAACCTCACGGGCGATCAGGCCAAGCCCGGCGAGCCGGTGAAGGTCACCCTCGGCGCGGGCAAGCTGGCGCTGGTGAAGGTGTCCGACGGCAAGGGTGCCGAACTGCCGGGCAAGATATCCGACGACGGCAGGACGTGGACCTCCGAGCGCAATGCCGCGCCGGGTACGGAGTACAAGGTCGAGGCGCGGAACAAGGACAGCCAGACCGCAAGCGCCCAGTTCAAGACGGCGGCCGCGGACAAGGTGAACAAGGTCACGATCAACCCGGGCAAGGCGAACCCGGTGGTGGGCATCGCCCAGCCGGTCTCGATCGTCTTCGACAACCCGGTGAAGAACAAGGCCGAGGTGGAGAAGCACCTGAAGGTGACCACCTCGAACAACACCGAGGGCTCCTGGGGCTGGTTCAAGGACTACACCGGCAACGACCGGGTGGACTGGCGCCCGAAGGAGTACTGGAAGTCCGGCACCGAGGTCAAGGTCGAGATGAACCTCAACGGCGTGGACTCGGGCCAGGGCGGCGGCTACTTCGTCAAGGACTACAACACCGAGTTCAAGATCGGCAAGGACCGCCGGCTGGAGGTCGACCTGGACTCCAGCACGATGGCGGTGATCGAGGACGGCCAGAAGGTGAAGACCATCCCGGTCTCGGCGGGCACGCCCGGCGGCCAGAAGGCCTCGTGGTCCGGGAAGATGGTGCTGATGACCAAGGAGGGCACGATCCGGATGGACTCCCGGACCGTGGGCCTGGCCGACGCGTACGACAAGATGGTCGACTACTCGATGCGGGTCACCTGGTCGGGCATGTACATCCACGCCGCGCCGTGGAACACCGGCAACTTCGGCCGTGCCAACACCAGCTCCGGCTGCGTGGGCATGAGCGACTCCGACGCCAAGGCCCTCTTCGGCTCCGCCCAGGTGGGCGACCTGGTCGAGGTCAAGGGCAACGGCTCCAAGGGCAAGGCCGACATCGGCAACGGCTACGGCGAGTGGAACCTGTCGTGGGACGAATGGAAGTCCAAGAGCGCCCTGTCCGGGACCGCCCAGAACGGCTGA
- a CDS encoding peptidoglycan bridge formation glycyltransferase FemA/FemB family protein, with amino-acid sequence MCALLVTAPRQHQDRELTVRPLSVPEYLAFLSRHGRASFLQYPSWAEVKDLWRSERVGWHYPGSEISGSALVLYRQFPGTRKYFAYLPEGPVADWSDPHIDRWLDPLMRHLRAAGAFAVRIGPTPAYRRWDAAAVKAATGPGRRLSDVLATEVDPVGAALADRLRTRGWKRCGGEDDGDAQPRHVFRVPLAGRSPADLWGGLNQEWRRNIRKAEKAGVETVVGSAADLPEFYRLLRITEERDGFRLGRSLAYYERQYEVLNAEEPGRMRLYLGVHQGEILAAHTMIVAGSRVWYQTGASADHRREVRPSNALQWRMMCDAHALGADEYDMRGIPSTLDPDDRPFGLLRWKLGTGGQVVETLGEWETPVDGYANTALYKAFQAYLARR; translated from the coding sequence ATGTGCGCACTGCTCGTCACCGCCCCCCGGCAGCACCAGGACCGGGAGCTGACGGTGCGTCCCCTGTCCGTCCCCGAATACCTGGCATTCCTGTCCCGGCACGGCCGGGCGAGTTTCCTCCAGTACCCGTCCTGGGCCGAGGTAAAGGACCTTTGGCGCTCGGAAAGGGTCGGATGGCACTATCCCGGTAGCGAAATATCGGGTTCCGCTCTCGTCCTCTACCGTCAATTCCCCGGAACCCGAAAATACTTCGCCTACCTGCCCGAGGGCCCCGTCGCCGACTGGTCCGACCCGCACATCGACCGGTGGCTCGACCCCCTCATGCGCCACCTGCGCGCGGCCGGCGCCTTCGCCGTCCGGATCGGGCCCACACCCGCCTACCGCCGCTGGGACGCCGCCGCCGTCAAGGCCGCCACCGGACCGGGCCGCCGACTGTCCGACGTACTCGCCACCGAGGTCGACCCGGTCGGCGCCGCCCTCGCCGACCGGCTGCGCACCCGCGGCTGGAAGCGCTGCGGCGGCGAGGACGACGGCGACGCCCAGCCCCGCCACGTCTTCCGCGTCCCGCTCGCCGGCCGTTCCCCCGCCGACCTGTGGGGCGGCCTCAACCAGGAGTGGCGGCGCAACATCCGCAAGGCCGAGAAGGCGGGTGTCGAGACGGTCGTCGGCTCCGCCGCCGACCTGCCCGAGTTCTACCGGCTGCTGCGGATCACCGAGGAGCGCGACGGGTTCCGGCTCGGCCGCTCCCTCGCCTACTACGAGCGCCAGTACGAGGTGCTCAACGCCGAGGAGCCCGGCCGGATGCGGCTCTACCTGGGCGTCCACCAGGGCGAGATCCTCGCCGCCCACACGATGATCGTGGCCGGCTCCCGGGTCTGGTACCAGACCGGCGCCTCCGCCGACCACCGCCGCGAGGTCCGCCCCAGCAACGCCCTGCAGTGGCGCATGATGTGCGACGCCCACGCCCTCGGCGCCGACGAGTACGACATGCGCGGGATACCCTCCACCCTTGACCCCGATGATCGTCCGTTCGGTTTGCTGCGCTGGAAGCTCGGCACCGGCGGGCAGGTCGTCGAAACGCTCGGTGAATGGGAGACCCCGGTGGACGGATACGCCAACACGGCGCTCTACAAGGCCTTCCAGGCCTACCTCGCCCGCCGGTGA
- the murJ gene encoding murein biosynthesis integral membrane protein MurJ: MGDPGGRIRQHGALQGLPGLPRPPVTATDTRPAGPAPAADPPAAPAKGSVVRSGALMAAGSIVSRATGFVRSAVVVAALGTGLMGDGYAVANTVPNILYMLLIGGALNAVFVPELVRAAKEHKDGGAAYTDRLLTACTAALVLLTAVAVLAAPLIVAGYTGYTGAQASTTVALARFCLPQILFYGLFTLLGQVLNARGRFGAMMWTPILNNLVIIGVFGLFLSVSHGSADGLTAADTRLLGLGTTAGIVIQALALIPSLRAAGFRWRPRFDWRGSGLARPLRNAGWLVMLVLTNQISYWVVTRLSTATGRHAHAAGLAGGAGYTAYSNAYQLWIVPQGIITVSLVTALMPRMSSAATDGDLAAVRRDVSYALRSSAALVVPAAVIFVALAPWVMGGVFEYGRTTAADIEVMAGMLMAFAPGLIAFSGQYVLSRGFYALSDTRTPFFLNLVIAGLWAALSIAAYLLLPPRWAVTGMAGAYSVALFAGLAVTAYTLARRLGPRAGTRTERRATAVRTHLRLLAACLPAGAAGYAAARAAERFGDFAAVGAGTAAIALVVVLLAGPLRLTEITDLLDSLRRKIRR; encoded by the coding sequence ATGGGAGACCCCGGTGGACGGATACGCCAACACGGCGCTCTACAAGGCCTTCCAGGCCTACCTCGCCCGCCGGTGACGGCCACCGACACCCGCCCGGCCGGTCCCGCCCCGGCCGCCGATCCGCCGGCGGCGCCCGCGAAGGGCTCGGTGGTGCGCAGCGGCGCGCTGATGGCGGCCGGCTCGATCGTCTCCCGCGCCACCGGGTTCGTCCGCTCCGCCGTCGTCGTCGCCGCCCTGGGCACCGGGCTGATGGGCGACGGCTACGCCGTCGCCAACACCGTCCCGAACATCCTGTACATGCTGCTCATAGGCGGCGCGCTCAACGCCGTCTTCGTGCCCGAGCTGGTCCGGGCCGCCAAAGAGCACAAGGACGGCGGCGCCGCCTACACCGACCGGCTGCTGACCGCCTGCACCGCGGCGCTCGTGCTGCTCACCGCCGTCGCCGTCCTCGCGGCGCCGCTGATCGTCGCCGGATACACCGGCTACACCGGGGCGCAGGCGAGCACCACCGTGGCCCTGGCCCGGTTCTGCCTCCCGCAGATCCTCTTCTACGGGCTGTTCACCCTGCTCGGACAGGTGCTGAACGCCCGCGGCCGGTTCGGCGCGATGATGTGGACCCCGATCCTGAACAACCTCGTCATCATCGGCGTCTTCGGGCTGTTCCTCTCCGTGTCGCACGGCTCCGCGGACGGCCTCACCGCCGCCGACACGCGGCTGCTCGGCCTCGGCACCACCGCCGGGATCGTCATCCAGGCCCTGGCCCTGATCCCCTCGCTGCGCGCCGCCGGCTTCCGCTGGCGCCCCCGCTTCGACTGGCGCGGCAGCGGCCTGGCCCGCCCGCTGCGCAACGCCGGCTGGCTGGTCATGCTCGTGCTCACCAACCAGATCTCCTACTGGGTCGTGACCCGGCTCTCCACCGCGACCGGCCGGCACGCCCACGCGGCGGGGCTGGCGGGCGGCGCCGGGTACACCGCCTACAGCAACGCCTACCAGCTGTGGATCGTCCCGCAGGGCATCATCACCGTCTCCCTCGTGACCGCGCTGATGCCCCGGATGAGCTCCGCCGCGACCGACGGCGACCTCGCGGCGGTCCGGCGCGACGTGTCGTACGCGCTGCGCTCCAGCGCCGCCCTCGTCGTCCCCGCCGCCGTGATCTTCGTGGCCCTCGCCCCCTGGGTGATGGGCGGCGTCTTCGAGTACGGGCGCACCACCGCCGCCGACATCGAGGTGATGGCCGGCATGCTCATGGCGTTCGCGCCCGGCCTGATCGCCTTCTCCGGTCAGTACGTCCTCTCGCGCGGCTTCTACGCCCTCTCCGACACCCGGACCCCGTTCTTCCTGAACCTGGTCATCGCCGGCCTGTGGGCCGCGCTGTCGATCGCCGCTTACCTGCTGCTGCCGCCGCGCTGGGCGGTCACCGGCATGGCCGGCGCCTACTCCGTCGCGCTCTTCGCGGGCCTCGCGGTCACCGCGTACACCCTCGCCCGGCGGCTCGGCCCGCGCGCGGGGACCCGTACCGAACGGCGGGCCACCGCCGTCCGCACCCACCTGCGGCTCCTGGCCGCCTGCCTCCCGGCGGGCGCCGCCGGGTACGCGGCCGCCCGCGCCGCCGAGCGGTTCGGGGACTTCGCCGCCGTGGGAGCGGGAACCGCGGCGATCGCCCTGGTCGTCGTCCTCCTCGCCGGGCCGCTGCGCCTGACCGAGATCACCGACCTGCTGGACTCCCTGCGGCGCAAGATCCGCCGTTAG